One region of Pseudomonas sp. B21-040 genomic DNA includes:
- the mtnC gene encoding acireductone synthase: protein MPIKAMLTDIEGTTSAVSFVFDVLFPYAARHLPDFVRQHAGRADVAEQLSAVRRDSNEPDADVERVIEILLGWIAEDRKATPLKALQGMVWEQGYQAGQLKGHVYPDTVEALKRWHQEGYQLFVYSSGSIQAQKLIFGCSEAGDLSPLFSGYFDTTSGPKREAQSYERITQAIGLEPSQILFLSDIVEELDAARTAGMATCGLAREGGELAGHVTVDSFERINPTTF, encoded by the coding sequence ATGCCGATCAAAGCGATGCTCACCGACATCGAAGGCACCACCAGCGCGGTGAGTTTTGTGTTCGACGTGTTGTTTCCCTACGCCGCCAGACACCTGCCGGATTTTGTCCGTCAGCACGCCGGGCGCGCCGATGTGGCTGAACAACTGTCCGCCGTTCGCCGTGACAGCAATGAACCGGACGCCGACGTTGAGCGCGTGATCGAGATTCTTCTGGGCTGGATTGCCGAAGACCGCAAAGCCACGCCGCTCAAGGCGTTGCAAGGCATGGTCTGGGAGCAGGGTTATCAGGCGGGGCAGTTGAAGGGCCACGTTTACCCGGATACCGTTGAAGCGCTCAAGCGCTGGCATCAGGAAGGCTATCAACTGTTTGTTTATTCGTCGGGTTCGATTCAGGCGCAAAAACTGATTTTCGGTTGCTCGGAGGCGGGTGACTTGTCGCCGCTGTTCAGCGGTTACTTCGACACCACGTCCGGTCCCAAGCGTGAAGCGCAGTCTTATGAGCGCATCACCCAGGCCATCGGCCTTGAGCCTTCGCAGATTCTGTTTCTGTCCGACATCGTCGAAGAGCTGGACGCTGCGCGCACGGCCGGGATGGCGACATGCGGGTTGGCGCGAGAGGGCGGGGAGTTGGCGGGCCATGTAACCGTCGACAGTTTCGAGCGGATAAACCCCACCACCTTCTAA
- a CDS encoding DUF3509 domain-containing protein, translated as MNLIQEKFSSLFSNFEVTTQPRPDGGILLTLRSTEGKVFKRSISYQQLHAGDQLSWVISAIRRDLAEQASELPQISMLQSQQRFALPTYHTA; from the coding sequence ATGAACCTGATCCAAGAAAAATTTTCGTCCCTGTTCTCCAACTTCGAAGTCACCACCCAACCGCGCCCGGACGGCGGGATTCTGCTGACCCTGCGCAGCACAGAAGGCAAAGTGTTTAAACGTTCGATTTCCTACCAGCAATTGCACGCTGGCGATCAGCTGTCGTGGGTAATCAGTGCGATTCGCCGTGACTTGGCCGAACAGGCCAGCGAATTACCGCAGATCTCCATGCTGCAAAGCCAGCAACGGTTTGCGCTGCCGACTTATCACACGGCGTAA
- a CDS encoding long-chain-acyl-CoA synthetase, whose product MKRTSSDTITWGMMLRKLPTIAKAIPRVVKGLKVANVKDPTQPCGLGWSFEQATLRNPEGPALLQGDVTLTYTQVNQWANRIAHHLMAQGIGKGDVVAVFIENRPELLVTILAVAKVGAISALLNTSQTRDTLAHSLNLVAPVAIIVGGELVPAFSQVRERVSIAPARIWYVADQDTYSHPGIAPDGFVNLMTASADAIDDNPASSQQVFFDDPCFYIYTSGTTGLPKAGVFKHGRWMRSSASFGLIALDMQPHDIVYCTLPLYHATGLCVCWGSAISGASGFAIRRKFSASQFWSDVRKYHATTLGYVGELCRYLVDQPPSTDDSQHTVKKMVGNGLRPGAWDAFKTRFAIDHICELYAASDGNIGFTNILNFDHTIGFSLMAWELVAYDHDSGQPIRNAKGFMSKVSKGAQGLLLARIDDKAPLDGYTDPQKTEKVVLHDVFQKGDRFFNTGDLLRNIGFGHAQFVDRLGDTYRWKGENVSTTEVENILLQHPHIAEAVAYGVEVQNTNGRAGMAAITPAESLATLDFSELLEFARQQMPAYAVPLFLRVKVKMETTGTFKYQKTRLKDEAFDPGKTGDDPIYAWLPGTQTYVQVTEQVLADIQGGKYRY is encoded by the coding sequence ATGAAACGCACGTCCAGCGACACGATTACCTGGGGCATGATGCTCCGCAAACTGCCGACGATCGCCAAAGCCATTCCCCGCGTGGTGAAGGGCCTGAAAGTCGCCAACGTCAAGGATCCGACCCAACCGTGTGGCCTGGGCTGGAGTTTCGAGCAGGCGACGTTGCGCAACCCCGAGGGGCCCGCATTACTGCAGGGCGATGTCACGCTGACCTATACGCAGGTCAACCAATGGGCCAACCGCATTGCGCATCACCTGATGGCCCAAGGCATCGGCAAGGGTGACGTGGTCGCGGTCTTCATCGAGAACCGCCCGGAATTGCTGGTGACAATACTGGCGGTGGCCAAGGTCGGCGCGATCAGCGCCTTGCTCAATACCTCGCAGACCCGCGATACGCTGGCGCACAGCCTGAACCTGGTGGCGCCCGTGGCGATCATTGTCGGCGGCGAACTGGTCCCGGCGTTTTCGCAAGTCCGCGAACGGGTGTCCATCGCGCCAGCGCGAATCTGGTACGTCGCCGATCAAGACACCTACAGCCATCCGGGCATTGCCCCCGATGGTTTCGTCAACCTGATGACGGCCAGTGCCGACGCGATCGACGACAACCCGGCCAGCAGCCAGCAGGTTTTTTTCGACGATCCTTGTTTCTATATCTACACCTCGGGCACCACCGGATTGCCCAAGGCCGGTGTCTTCAAGCACGGGCGCTGGATGCGTAGCTCCGCCAGTTTCGGCCTGATCGCCCTCGATATGCAGCCGCACGACATCGTCTATTGCACTTTGCCGCTGTATCACGCGACCGGGCTCTGCGTGTGCTGGGGCTCGGCCATCAGTGGCGCCTCGGGGTTTGCCATTCGACGCAAGTTCAGCGCCAGCCAGTTCTGGAGCGACGTCCGCAAATACCACGCGACCACCCTCGGCTACGTGGGCGAACTGTGCCGTTATCTGGTGGATCAGCCACCGAGCACCGACGACAGCCAGCACACCGTGAAAAAAATGGTCGGCAACGGTCTGCGTCCCGGCGCTTGGGACGCCTTCAAAACCCGTTTTGCCATCGACCACATCTGCGAGCTGTACGCGGCCAGCGACGGCAACATCGGGTTCACCAATATCCTCAACTTTGACCACACCATCGGTTTCTCGCTGATGGCCTGGGAATTGGTGGCTTACGACCACGACAGCGGTCAGCCGATTCGCAATGCCAAGGGTTTCATGAGCAAAGTGTCCAAGGGTGCACAGGGTTTGCTGTTGGCCAGGATCGACGACAAGGCGCCGCTGGACGGCTACACCGATCCGCAAAAGACCGAAAAAGTCGTATTGCATGACGTGTTCCAGAAGGGCGACCGTTTCTTCAACACCGGTGACCTGCTGCGCAACATCGGTTTCGGCCATGCGCAATTCGTCGATCGGCTGGGCGATACCTACCGCTGGAAGGGCGAAAACGTATCGACCACGGAAGTCGAAAATATCCTCTTGCAACACCCGCACATCGCCGAAGCCGTGGCGTATGGCGTGGAAGTCCAGAACACCAACGGGCGTGCCGGGATGGCGGCAATTACGCCGGCTGAATCCCTGGCCACCCTGGACTTCAGCGAACTGCTGGAATTTGCTCGCCAGCAAATGCCGGCCTATGCGGTGCCGCTGTTCTTGCGGGTGAAAGTGAAAATGGAGACCACCGGGACGTTCAAATACCAAAAGACCCGGCTCAAGGACGAAGCCTTCGACCCAGGCAAAACCGGCGACGACCCGATCTATGCCTGGCTACCCGGCACCCAGACTTACGTACAAGTGACCGAGCAGGTGCTGGCGGATATCCAGGGTGGCAAGTACCGCTATTGA
- a CDS encoding ankyrin repeat domain-containing protein, with product MSDQSRQMTPEEAAEFAEQVFNKAREGDAAMMAALLTKGLPPNLRNHKGDTLLMLAAYHGHVETVKVLLEHKADPEIRNDNGQSPIAGAAFKGDLAVVTALVDGGAQVEGSSFDGRTALMMAAMFNRVAIVDYLISKGADPKAKDANGVSALDAAKTLGAVDTIAQLEKLLG from the coding sequence ATGTCAGACCAAAGCCGCCAGATGACCCCCGAAGAAGCCGCTGAATTTGCCGAACAGGTATTCAACAAGGCGCGCGAGGGCGATGCGGCCATGATGGCTGCGCTGTTGACCAAAGGCCTGCCGCCTAACCTGCGCAACCACAAAGGCGACACCTTGCTGATGCTGGCCGCCTACCATGGCCACGTGGAGACCGTGAAAGTCCTGCTCGAACACAAGGCCGACCCGGAAATTCGCAACGACAACGGCCAGAGCCCGATCGCCGGTGCGGCGTTCAAGGGCGATCTGGCAGTGGTCACGGCACTGGTCGACGGTGGCGCGCAAGTGGAAGGTTCATCGTTTGATGGCCGTACTGCTTTGATGATGGCCGCGATGTTCAACCGCGTTGCCATCGTGGACTACCTGATCAGCAAAGGCGCCGATCCGAAAGCCAAGGACGCCAACGGCGTGTCGGCACTCGATGCGGCGAAAACCCTGGGCGCTGTCGATACCATCGCTCAGCTGGAAAAGCTGCTCGGCTGA
- a CDS encoding PLDc N-terminal domain-containing protein: MGSTFNSLVALIIFVLDIWAIINVFKSGATTGMKILWVLLIAFLPVLGLIIWAIAGPRGNVKF; encoded by the coding sequence ATGGGTTCCACGTTCAACAGCCTTGTTGCGTTGATCATTTTTGTCCTGGACATCTGGGCCATCATCAACGTGTTTAAAAGTGGTGCCACCACCGGGATGAAAATCCTCTGGGTGTTGTTGATCGCCTTTCTGCCGGTGCTGGGCCTGATCATCTGGGCCATCGCCGGGCCACGGGGCAACGTCAAATTCTGA
- the speE gene encoding polyamine aminopropyltransferase, with the protein MSTTATSDYLETLYEGYGQRFRMEKLLHEVRTEHQHLVIFENPRMGRVMALDGVIQTTEADEFIYHEMLTHVPILAHGSAKRVLIIGGGDGGMLREVAKHRSVEHITMVEIDGTVVDMCKEFLPNHSKGAYEDPRLNLVIDDGMRFVATTTEKFDVIISDSTDPIGPGEVLFSENFYQACRRCLNEGGILVTQNGTPFMQIEEVKTTAGRLRSLFPDWHFYQAAVPTYIGGSMTFAWGATNTAYRKLSRETLQQRFAGSGIITRYYNPEIHIGAFALPQYVLQAVNKPSND; encoded by the coding sequence ATGAGCACCACCGCTACCAGCGACTACCTGGAAACCCTCTACGAAGGCTATGGCCAGCGTTTTCGCATGGAAAAACTGCTGCACGAAGTGCGCACCGAGCATCAACACCTGGTGATTTTCGAAAACCCGCGCATGGGCCGGGTAATGGCACTGGACGGCGTGATCCAGACCACCGAAGCCGACGAATTCATCTACCACGAAATGCTGACCCACGTGCCGATCCTGGCGCACGGTAGCGCCAAGCGCGTGCTGATCATCGGTGGCGGCGACGGCGGCATGCTGCGTGAAGTGGCCAAGCACCGCAGCGTCGAACACATCACCATGGTCGAAATCGACGGCACCGTGGTCGACATGTGCAAGGAATTCCTGCCAAACCACTCCAAAGGTGCGTACGAAGATCCTCGCCTGAACCTGGTGATCGACGACGGCATGCGTTTCGTCGCCACCACCACTGAAAAGTTCGACGTGATCATTTCCGACTCCACCGACCCGATCGGTCCGGGCGAAGTGCTGTTCTCGGAAAACTTCTACCAGGCCTGCCGCCGCTGCCTGAACGAAGGCGGCATTCTGGTGACCCAGAACGGCACGCCGTTCATGCAGATCGAAGAAGTCAAAACCACCGCCGGGCGCCTGCGCAGCCTGTTCCCGGATTGGCACTTCTACCAGGCGGCCGTGCCGACCTACATCGGCGGCTCGATGACGTTTGCCTGGGGCGCGACCAATACCGCTTATCGCAAACTGTCCCGCGAAACCCTGCAGCAGCGCTTTGCCGGTAGCGGCATCATCACCCGTTACTACAATCCAGAGATACACATCGGCGCTTTTGCCTTGCCGCAATACGTCCTGCAGGCTGTGAACAAGCCAAGCAACGACTGA
- a CDS encoding ribonuclease E inhibitor RraB — protein sequence MSTAYQEDISSSVLRRMKEGGFDFSRFHPIEFYAIFPDEERARRAAGHYRGESLNAQISVRDDGAWALELSKVMYATYDDIGDFEQGFEAVVEPLGGIIEGWGVKQEVRGLLA from the coding sequence ATGAGCACAGCCTATCAAGAAGACATCAGCAGCTCGGTACTGCGCCGCATGAAAGAAGGCGGTTTCGACTTTTCAAGATTCCACCCCATCGAGTTCTACGCCATTTTTCCCGACGAGGAGCGGGCCCGCAGAGCAGCAGGTCATTACCGTGGCGAATCGCTGAATGCGCAAATCAGTGTGCGCGACGATGGCGCATGGGCACTCGAACTGAGCAAGGTCATGTACGCCACTTATGATGACATCGGCGATTTCGAGCAAGGTTTCGAGGCGGTGGTCGAGCCTCTGGGCGGCATCATTGAAGGATGGGGCGTCAAGCAGGAGGTACGAGGGCTACTCGCATAA
- a CDS encoding circularly permuted type 2 ATP-grasp protein yields the protein MIRTYFDEMYDAGGQVRPHYREFARWLAETPDELLAQRRREADLLFHRAGITFTLYGDEQGTERLIPFDTIPRSIPASEWRVVERGCIQRVKALNMFLADLYHEQRIIKAGIIPAEQVLANEQYQLAMQGLDLHRDIYSHISGVDLVRDGDGTYYVLEDNLRTPSGVSYMLEDRKMMMRLFPELFAAQRIAPIDHYPNLLLDTLKSSSPIDNPSVVVLTPGRFNSAFFEHAFLAREMGVELVEGADLFVRDDKVFMRTTDGPKAVDVIYRRLDDAFLDPLAFNPDSMLGVPGLLSSYRSGNVVLANAIGTGVADDKSVYPFVTDMIRFYLDEEPILKNVPTFQCRNPSELSHVLANLPDLVVKETQGSGGYGMLVGPAATTAEIESFRERIKAKPHAYIAQPTLSLSTCPTFVENGIAPRHIDLRPFVLSGRETRVVPGGLTRVALREGSLVVNSSQGGGTKDTWVVED from the coding sequence ATGATCCGCACCTATTTTGATGAAATGTACGATGCCGGCGGCCAGGTCCGCCCGCATTATCGGGAGTTTGCCCGTTGGCTGGCCGAAACGCCTGACGAGCTTTTGGCACAACGGCGACGCGAGGCCGATCTGTTATTTCATCGCGCCGGGATTACCTTCACGCTCTACGGGGACGAGCAGGGGACAGAGCGCCTGATTCCCTTCGACACGATCCCCCGCAGCATCCCTGCCAGCGAATGGCGGGTCGTCGAGCGCGGCTGCATTCAGCGGGTCAAGGCATTGAACATGTTCCTTGCCGACCTCTATCACGAGCAGCGCATCATCAAGGCCGGCATCATTCCGGCCGAGCAAGTGCTGGCCAACGAGCAATACCAGTTGGCGATGCAGGGGCTGGACCTGCATCGCGATATCTATTCGCACATCTCTGGCGTCGATCTGGTGCGCGACGGTGACGGCACGTATTACGTGCTCGAAGACAACCTGCGCACACCCAGCGGCGTGAGCTACATGCTCGAAGACCGCAAGATGATGATGCGGCTGTTCCCCGAACTCTTCGCGGCACAACGCATCGCGCCCATCGATCACTATCCGAATCTGCTTCTGGACACGCTGAAAAGCTCCAGCCCGATCGACAATCCGAGCGTGGTGGTGCTGACGCCGGGTCGTTTCAACAGCGCCTTTTTCGAGCATGCCTTTCTGGCTCGGGAGATGGGGGTTGAACTGGTGGAAGGTGCGGACCTGTTTGTGCGTGACGACAAAGTATTCATGCGTACCACGGACGGCCCGAAAGCCGTCGACGTGATCTACCGTCGCCTCGACGATGCGTTCCTCGACCCGTTGGCCTTCAATCCGGACTCGATGCTGGGCGTTCCGGGGCTGCTGTCGTCGTACCGCTCCGGCAATGTCGTGCTGGCGAACGCCATCGGTACGGGCGTTGCGGACGACAAGTCGGTGTATCCGTTTGTCACCGACATGATCCGTTTCTACCTCGACGAAGAACCGATCCTGAAGAACGTACCGACGTTCCAGTGCCGCAACCCGTCTGAGCTGTCCCACGTACTGGCCAATCTTCCGGATCTGGTGGTCAAGGAAACCCAGGGCTCGGGCGGTTACGGAATGCTGGTGGGGCCGGCGGCGACGACGGCGGAAATCGAGTCGTTCCGAGAGCGGATCAAAGCCAAGCCGCACGCCTACATCGCGCAACCGACGTTGTCCCTGTCGACCTGTCCGACCTTTGTCGAAAACGGCATTGCGCCACGCCATATCGACCTGCGTCCGTTTGTTTTGTCTGGCCGCGAAACCCGGGTCGTGCCCGGCGGTTTGACCCGTGTCGCCCTGCGTGAAGGCTCTCTGGTGGTGAATTCCTCCCAGGGTGGCGGAACCAAGGACACCTGGGTGGTCGAGGATTGA
- a CDS encoding alpha-E domain-containing protein, whose amino-acid sequence MLSRTASDLYWMSRYLERAENLARMLDISYSLSLMPQDGRGNGLHELAMPLLITGTLDDYLERHGELHAERLLHFFALDAANPASIYSCLGAARASAHAVRGRITADMWENINATWLEIRGIAEQGLSRYGMSRFCEWIKERSHLFRGASYGTIMRNDAFRFIRLGTFIERADNTLRLLDARYEMAGDQAEAVSDGTAHAYYQWSALLRALSSFEAYTEIYRDAPGARHVAELLLLRADVPRSLRACTEEIDQILASLPGANGRPAQRLAAEIDARLRYTGINEILDEGLHAWLTEFIPLVRQLGNAIHSSYLEAA is encoded by the coding sequence ATGTTAAGTAGAACTGCCTCGGATCTGTATTGGATGTCGCGTTACCTGGAGCGGGCGGAAAACCTCGCACGGATGCTCGACATCAGTTATTCGCTGTCGCTGATGCCGCAGGATGGTCGCGGCAACGGCCTGCACGAACTCGCCATGCCGTTGCTGATCACCGGCACCCTGGACGATTACCTGGAGCGCCATGGTGAGTTGCATGCCGAACGGTTGCTGCACTTCTTCGCCCTCGACGCCGCCAACCCGGCCAGCATCTACAGCTGTCTCGGCGCGGCGCGGGCCAGTGCCCATGCGGTGCGTGGGCGAATCACCGCCGACATGTGGGAAAACATCAACGCCACCTGGCTGGAAATTCGCGGGATTGCCGAGCAGGGCTTGAGTCGCTACGGCATGAGTCGCTTTTGCGAGTGGATCAAGGAGCGTTCCCATCTGTTTCGCGGTGCTTCCTACGGCACCATCATGCGTAACGATGCGTTCCGCTTCATTCGCCTGGGGACGTTTATCGAAAGGGCGGACAACACGCTGCGCCTGCTCGACGCTCGCTACGAAATGGCCGGCGATCAGGCCGAAGCCGTCAGTGACGGCACGGCGCACGCCTATTACCAGTGGAGTGCCTTGCTGCGGGCGCTGTCATCGTTCGAGGCGTACACCGAGATCTACCGCGACGCGCCCGGTGCCCGGCATGTGGCTGAGTTGCTGTTACTGCGGGCGGATGTACCGCGTTCGCTGCGCGCCTGCACCGAAGAAATCGACCAGATCCTTGCCAGTCTGCCGGGAGCCAATGGCCGTCCCGCACAGCGTCTGGCCGCCGAAATCGACGCGCGCCTGCGCTACACCGGTATCAACGAAATTCTCGACGAAGGCCTGCACGCCTGGCTGACCGAATTCATCCCGCTGGTGCGCCAGTTGGGCAACGCCATTCACAGTTCTTACCTGGAGGCTGCATGA